The following coding sequences are from one Acipenser ruthenus chromosome 7, fAciRut3.2 maternal haplotype, whole genome shotgun sequence window:
- the LOC131737511 gene encoding uncharacterized protein LOC131737511 isoform X2, whose translation MALQDTELMATLYSTVNKNKEIEKVSHAAAFEHVACLNFFDGQSKAPAIPLRIKSTKAGFDELSPSSKQNVFKKKMVTKEEQKYAEQYIEVMSSSSLWDIDTDLDLTDKEDQSKDEVKQRNLNKKENGGRNSNRGRRKGELTANALREEEDELIWIKAKEKIDKFFGSQLVGSAGVRALKSDGDFQRRTCRAMESEILNPPSNTRQNAVFLHKAQVSVRPVTIPLPNGTSQNCFSSSDALPHLNLSYKNICEANGRNFRHSVHQHDRANQQKPLLQPGQDNYLSALLSCNASDVMTK comes from the exons ATGGCGCTTCAGGATACAGAATTGATGGCTACTTTGTACTCCACTGTTAACAAAAACAAGGAGATAGAAAAG GTCAGTCACGCTGCGGCCTTTGAACATGTTGCATGCTTGAACTTTTTTGATGGCCAGTCCAAAGCTCCTGCCATTCCTCTTAGGATAAAATCTACAAAGGCTGGTTTCGATGAGTTGTCACCATCTTCAAAGCAAA atgtatttaaaaagaaaatggtgACTAAAGAAGAACAAAAATATGCAGAACAATACATAGAG GTAATGAGCTCTTCCAGTCTATGGGACATTGATACTGATTTGGATCTTACTGACAAAGAGGACCAGAGCAAGGATGAGGTTAAACAAAG AAAcctgaacaaaaaagaaaatggaggtaGAAATTCAAACAGGGGGAGAAGAAAAGGAGAACTGACAGCAAATGCCTTGAGAGAGGAAGAAGATGAACTCATCTGgataaaagcaaaagaaaag ATTGACAAGTTCTTTGGATCTCAACTGGTTGGAAGTGCTGGAGTCAG agcaCTGAAATCTGATGGAGATTTTCAGAGAAGAACATGCAGGGCAATGGAAAGTGAAATCTTG AATCCACCCTCCAACACAAGACAGAATGCTGTGTTTCTACACAAGGCACAGGTGTCTGTGAGGCCTGTTACAATTCCACTGCCCAACGGAACAAGTCAAAATTGCTTTAGCAGTTCTGATGCTCTGCCTCATCTTAACCTCAGCTATAAAAACATCTGTGAAGCCAATGGAAGAAACTTCAGACACAGTGTTCATCAACATGACCGTGCTAATCAACAGAAACCTCTTCTTCAGCCTGGCCAAGACAATTATTTGAGTGCTCTTCTCTCCTGCAATGCTTCTGATGTCATGACTAAATAA
- the LOC131737511 gene encoding uncharacterized protein LOC131737511 isoform X1: MMALQDTELMATLYSTVNKNKEIEKVSHAAAFEHVACLNFFDGQSKAPAIPLRIKSTKAGFDELSPSSKQNVFKKKMVTKEEQKYAEQYIEVMSSSSLWDIDTDLDLTDKEDQSKDEVKQRNLNKKENGGRNSNRGRRKGELTANALREEEDELIWIKAKEKIDKFFGSQLVGSAGVRALKSDGDFQRRTCRAMESEILNPPSNTRQNAVFLHKAQVSVRPVTIPLPNGTSQNCFSSSDALPHLNLSYKNICEANGRNFRHSVHQHDRANQQKPLLQPGQDNYLSALLSCNASDVMTK; the protein is encoded by the exons ATG ATGGCGCTTCAGGATACAGAATTGATGGCTACTTTGTACTCCACTGTTAACAAAAACAAGGAGATAGAAAAG GTCAGTCACGCTGCGGCCTTTGAACATGTTGCATGCTTGAACTTTTTTGATGGCCAGTCCAAAGCTCCTGCCATTCCTCTTAGGATAAAATCTACAAAGGCTGGTTTCGATGAGTTGTCACCATCTTCAAAGCAAA atgtatttaaaaagaaaatggtgACTAAAGAAGAACAAAAATATGCAGAACAATACATAGAG GTAATGAGCTCTTCCAGTCTATGGGACATTGATACTGATTTGGATCTTACTGACAAAGAGGACCAGAGCAAGGATGAGGTTAAACAAAG AAAcctgaacaaaaaagaaaatggaggtaGAAATTCAAACAGGGGGAGAAGAAAAGGAGAACTGACAGCAAATGCCTTGAGAGAGGAAGAAGATGAACTCATCTGgataaaagcaaaagaaaag ATTGACAAGTTCTTTGGATCTCAACTGGTTGGAAGTGCTGGAGTCAG agcaCTGAAATCTGATGGAGATTTTCAGAGAAGAACATGCAGGGCAATGGAAAGTGAAATCTTG AATCCACCCTCCAACACAAGACAGAATGCTGTGTTTCTACACAAGGCACAGGTGTCTGTGAGGCCTGTTACAATTCCACTGCCCAACGGAACAAGTCAAAATTGCTTTAGCAGTTCTGATGCTCTGCCTCATCTTAACCTCAGCTATAAAAACATCTGTGAAGCCAATGGAAGAAACTTCAGACACAGTGTTCATCAACATGACCGTGCTAATCAACAGAAACCTCTTCTTCAGCCTGGCCAAGACAATTATTTGAGTGCTCTTCTCTCCTGCAATGCTTCTGATGTCATGACTAAATAA